GTGTTTTTAGCAAGAGCATTGACTCCTTGGATATCACTTACACCGAGTAGTGAGATTGGTTCTTTAGTGTTTTGCTGTGTTATGAAATGCTCTTCTGTGAAGAAATGTGGTTGAGTTGGCTCGCTAGGAATTCCCAATTCTGCTTTACAAATGCTAACCAACCTTAGGACATCTGCTTCTGTTATTACCCCGGATTGAGTAATTAGAATTCTAATTGCATCGCGAATCCAATTAGGACGGTTTTGGGACCAGTCTAGAATTTCAGTTAACAGAGCATGTTGTGGGGGGATTGGTGTGTTTCCATTGTTTGTGTCAGCCATGCTTAGACCTATGCTTATGTAGGGAAGTGTTAATATGATTTGGTTGTGAATATAGTCGTTATCCTTTTTTTCGACAATGCTATATTATGCAAATCTAATGGTGAGAATCAAAGCGTAATTTTTAGCATAGTATCTATGATTGTTCAGGAATCTAAAACTAACTATTTTTTAAATAAATTCATAGATAATATATTGTTAAGTGTTAAATGATGTGTTTTTGTATATTATCGTATAACATTTCTTCTCTATAGAATTAGAGCTCAGTCCACCAAATTTCTTCATCATCCATAGGGATCGCTAAGGCCGCCCATGCGGATTTTATTTGACGATGAAGGTATGGTGATCATGCATAATCTGTGATTCAGAGCCTGTTTATATAGATTTTGCGGATTATGAAATCAGCACTGCGCCGTTCCTGCTGCAATTGGATAATATGTTTGGGGTATTGCGTTGTTCGGTTTAATTTAGGAGGTGTTGTTTGTGGTGGTGTTATTGAATTTTAATGTTGGTGATAACCGGATTGGGAAATCCAATTAGGAGAATCTATGTTCGAGCGTCAGTGATCAGGCTTGCGATACTGGTCGATAGCGCTTGAGCAAGATTATTCATAGTTAATAACGAAATATTTTGGCGTCCACGTTCAATACCACTGATGTATGTACGGTGCACGTCTGTTAGCTCTGCAAGTTTTTCCTGAGACAAACCTTTTTCAATTCTGATTCGCCGAACTCTGTTGCCAAAATCGGTCATGATTTTACGTTCTGTTTCTGAGTATTGTTCCAAGCTTTTGGTGGGCACAGGATTCTCCTTGGTTGCCACACAGGATGCTTGACGTGATGAGTATATTTCTACAGAGTATACTGTACATAGAGATGTTGATCATGATTAATATTTATTTTGCAAAGGAGGAACAAGGATGGTGACGGTTGAATCAGAAAAAGAAGTGGAGGAATATCTTTGCAGTTTTCTTGAAAAGGAGATCCGGTTAAGCGTACTTCAGCAGCCTAACTTAGGGTCATACGGAATTGCGGACATAATTGCATGGACAGTGATTAACGAAGATGACTCTCGAACTTTGCTGGCCCATGTAATCGAAGTGAAGAAAGGGAAGGCTGGGGTTGAGGGGTTAGCACAGCTATGTCGATATATGAAAGCAGTTGAGTTGAGCCTCAATGAACTGAAAAATGAAAATTTTTGCACGCTGAACAATGTCCTTGTTCAGGGGATGTTGATTTGTGAAGATTTATTTGACCCGGAAGCGATGGGATTTTTACTTGCGCAGATGCAGAATGTTTATCTCTACAAATATACTGTGACCATGGATAAAGGTCTTATTGCAATAAGATGGCCCGGATGGATTAAAGGACCGTACAAAAATGATATACAAGTCCCTTCTGTGGTAACGAGCAAACAGATAGAAAAAAAAGTCAATGAAATTGAAAGTGGAGAGCTGGATTGGGCTAACGGCAATCCATACAATTTGTTCCATGAATTTTGCGTTTAATGTATTGGTTGAGTGTGTAGAAAATTGTGTTTTACTTGATGCTAACTATGCCGATTCTGCATAAATAAATAAGTCCTTTTTGACATCTAAACAAAGTATAAATAAGAGCCCCAGTTTGTTTTGACTGACTTTATTTGGGATGGATGAATCTATGTTTATTTCAGTTTATTAGAAGAGCGTTTCTCCGCACGAAGTGTAATTCCAGTTGACATGTCTTGCCCACGAAGCAGAACCACCACTTCTGTTCTGTTGTGCGATTAAGTGGACAATCTAAAACTAGACAGTTGTTAGTATATTTATATAAATTAATTATTAAACTTCATCAATTTATATGTTAAGTTTACACTCAAACACGCAGCAGAACCATTCTAGTCGCGAGAGTCTAGTTTGAGTTCTGTCAGTATTTGCTAAAGTTATAATTAAGATAGTTTTGATAGGTAGTTAAGTTACCTGGAAAAAGGGGAGGCATTTTGCCTCCCCTTTTTTTTGGATTGAGAGTTTTGAGGAAATAAATTGCTGCCTTTTAAAGACAGGATGAATGTGATATGCAGTAATATAAATGCTAATCATTGTTATCTTGCAAGAGCTCGCGATGGCAGGCTGTTGTATAGTTTTCGCAACACTGCAAGTGTTCATATCCCCTCTGCAAGACTGATAGTAGAGTTTATCCTTGTCTTTTGCCCATACATGAAGAGTCGTGACCTTTTGCAAAAGGAGCATAAAATATGGAATCGTATCAATCAGAAGGACATGAAAAGGAAAAACTTCAACCCGTGGATGCTTTTAAAAAAGTTGATAGCGGCCCGAATGGGTTGAGTGGAAATGAAGCTGCTAAACGCCTTGAAAAATATGGTCCCAATGCATTGGAGGACCAAAAAGTAAGCCCGGTTAGAAAATTTTTGGGATACTTTTGGGGACCGATTCCCTGGATGATTGAGAGCGCAGCCGTTCTGTCCATGATCGTCGGCCATTGGGCTGACTTCTGTATTATTCTTTCCCTGCTAATTTTCAACGCCGTGGTCGGATTTTGGCAGGAATATCAAGCCGGTAACGCCGTTGAAGCACTTAAGAACACACTTGCGTTGAAGAGCCGGGTCCTGCGTGACAGCTCGTGGCAAAGCGTTAATGCTCAGGTCTTAGTACCTGGCGATATCATCCGTTTGCGCATGGGGGACATTATCCCGGCCGATGCCAGACTTGTTGACGGCGACTACCTGAGCGTGGACCAGTCTGCGCTGACCGGCGAATCTCTTCCCGTGGAAAAAATGATCGGAGATCTTATCTATTCCGGATCCGTAGCCAAGCAGGGCGAGATGGTCGGAGTGGTAATGGCAACAGGTGAGAAAACGTTCTTCGGCAAAACAGCTAAGCTTGTATCAAATGCCAAAACGGTATCCCACTTCCAGAAAGCTGTTATGCAGATCGGTGATTATCTGATCTATCTTAGCTTAGTTCTGGTCGCAGTACTTATCGTTGTGCAGCTTTTCCGCGGGGCTCATCTCCTTGATCTGGTGCAGTTTGCGCTGATCCTGACGGTGGCTTCTATTCCTGTGGCTATGCCTGCCGTCCTGTCTGTGACCATGGCCGTAGGTGCTCTGGCTCTTTCCAAGCGAAAGGCTATCGTCTCGCGGCTGGAGTCCATTGAGGAAATGGCGGGTATGGACATCCTCTGTACGGACAAAACCGGAACCCTGACCCAGAATAAGTTGAAGCTCGGGACTTCAATCACCTTTGAAGCAAAGGGTGAAGACGATCTCATTCTCGCCGGATGTCTTGCGTCCAAGGCCGAAAACGAGGACGCCATTGATCTGGCCGTTCTGGAAGGAGTGAAGGATAAAGCGTTCCTTACTGCATATTCTCAGGAGAAGTTTATTCCCTTTGATCCCGTGAGCAAAAGAACCGAAGCTTTAATCAAGGATCAGGATGGAAATTCTTTCAAGGTCAGCAAGGGAGCTTTGCAGGTTATTCTAGACCTTGCCGAGGTGAGCGATGATGCGCGTGCTAAGGCTGAAGAATCTTCCCAAAGTTTTGCTGCTAAAGGATACCGCACCATCGGCGTGGCAAGAGCAGATGGCGATGAATCATGGAAATTTATGGGCATCCTGCCTCTGTTTGATCCACCGCGTGAGGACTCCCGCGAGACCATCTCACAGGCCGGAAAGCACGGCATTGAAGTTAAGATGGTGACTGGCGATAACTTAGCCATAGCCAAAGAGATATCCAGCCAACTTAATCTGGGACAAAATATTTCTCTTGCCGGGCAATGGTTGAAAATCGGAGATGACGCTAAAGGATTATCCGCCGATGCCGCTACAGAAGTTGAAGATTCAGATGGGTTTGCCCAAGTCTTTCCGGAACATAAATATAATATCGTCAAGCTGTTGCAATCAAAGAACCATATAGTTGGAATGACCGGAGACGGAGTTAACGACGCTCCTGCTTTGAAACAGGCCGATGTTGGCATAGCTGTGAGCGGTGCTACCGATGCGGCGCGCGCCGCTGCGGATCTGGTACTGACGGCTTCTGGAATTTCGGTGATTATCAACGCAGTGGAAGAGGCTAGGCGCATTTTCGAGCGCATGAATAGTTACGCCATTTACCGTATCACTGAAACCATCCGGATCATGATTTTTGTAGTGCTGGCAATGATCGCATTTGATTTCTACCCCATCACCGCCATTATGATAATCTTGCTGGCATTCCTGAACGACGTGCCCATAGTGACCATCGCCTACGACCGCACCTGGCTGGACCCGAATCCGGTACGCTGGAATATGCGACGGGTCATCACGGTCTCGACAGCCATGGGGCTGACCGGCGTTTTCGGCAGCTTTCTGATGCTCTATCTGGGGTTGAATTGGCTGCACCTTACCATTCCTGAAGTGCAAACATATATCTTCCTGAAGATGGCCGTCTCCGGACATCTGACACTGTTCGTCTCACGCAGCCGCGGCTATTTTTGGAAATCGCCATATCCTGCGCCGGTGATGGTCTGGTCAGCCTTGGGAACAAAAATTCTTGGAACGCTTTTGGCCGCATATGGATTCGGCCTTATTTCACCTATCGGTTGGAAGTCAATCGGTCTGGTCTGGGGCTATTCGATTGTCTGGGCTTTTTTGACCGACTACGTCAAGGTCATGATTTACAGGCATGTCGATACGGGATCTTCACATAACATGTCTTTTTTGAACAAGGTGCGTCAATCACTTCACCCCTTATGAGACCGTTTATGCGGGATGACAAAGACATCTAAGTAACCCATAAGCCTGATGTATAAACTAGGTAGATGGGAGAGAATGGATTAACGCAGGAGTAGATTTATGACGATAAAGCGGCATGATGTTGTTATTTTAGGTTCCGGACCTGCTGGCGGAGTCGTGGCCGGAATGTGTCAAAAAGCGGGCCTTGATGTAGTTGTTGTCGAGGAGGACGGATGGGGCGGAGTTTGTCCGCTGCGTGGCTGTGAACCGAAAAAAGTACTGGTTGATGCGACGCATGCAGTATCCCGAATCCGTGATATGGAAGGGCATGGACCTGTGGGGAGCGTTTCTATAGATTGGCAGAATTTAATGCAGTTCAAACGGGCCCTTATTGATCCCATTCCGGATGCGGTGCTCCAATCTCTGGAGAAACGCGGTATTAAGACTGTTTCCGGTCACGCAAGTTTTGTCGGTGAAGGACAGGTAGAAGTTTCCGGGTATGGGATCTTGGAAGGAAAACATGTCGTGATTGCTACCGGGGCCAGAACTAGACCATTGAACGTTTCCGGCGAGGAACTTTTGCTGGCGAGTCGACAGTTTCTTGAGCTTGATACAATGCCAAAATCTATTTTGTTTATCGGCGGCGGGTTCATCTCCTTTGAATTTGCCTGTGTTGCAGCCGCGGCCGGTGCTGATGTGACCATTGTACATAGAAGCAGCAGGGTGCTTAAAGGGTTTGATCACGATCTTAGTCTTTCGCTGATAGAGGGTATGAAGGAACTCGGTATTAAGGTCTTTATAGATCGACCGGTTCTCGGTGTGGAGAAGACTGACTCCGGAATAGTTGTTACGTCTCGAAATGATGACGGAGAAAAGGAGTATTTTACTGCCGAACTTGGTGTTATCGGCGTTGGCAGAATTCCCAATGTCGACAGGCTTAATCTTGATGCTGCAGGAGTGACAGTTTCCAAACGCGGAGTGGTGGTTAACGACTTCATGCAGAGTGTCTCCAATCCCAGAGTTTTTGCGGCAGGTGACTGCGCCGAGCCCGGCACTCCTTTGACTCCTCTGGCGGTTTTGCAGGCTACGACAGTAGCTCGTAATATTATTGACGAGCTTTTGACTAAGTCGGACTTACGCGGGGCGGCGAGTGTGGTTTTTACCCATCCTCCGCTTATGAGTGTCGGGATGCTTGAAGAAGAGGCTCGAAAGCAGGGACTCGATGTCATAATTCATTCCGGTGACGCAGCAAAATGGTCCGAACACAAGCGTCTCGGGCTGAAACATGCAGGTTACAAGATCATTGAGGATCGATCTTCGGGGCGTATAGTTGGTGCGCACTATCTCGGACAGCATGCTGAAGAGGTTGCCAACATCTTCGGCATGGCCATCAGGCATGGCCTGACAAGGGAGAACCTGATGGATCATCCTTGGGCCTATCCATCTTTCGGTTATACTCTGCGATACATGTTTTCATGATCAAATAAGATGATTATGGTGAATAATATAAAAAAAGAGGATGCAAATGCATCCTCTTTTTTTATATCTTTTCTTTAAGCCTTTATCGGATTTAATATTCAGGAGAACATAACCCCATGATCTGATAGGCCAGCTGAGCAGCTGCAAAGTCGGAAGCGTGATCGCCTTCGCTCGGAGCTAATTCAACAACGTCTGCTCCGATGACTTTTCTTCCTGATACAGCCCGTTCAAGCAAAGTCAGGGCGTCGTGCCAGCTTAATCCGCCAGGGACAGGGGTTCCTGTTGCGCGGATAACTGACGGGTCAAGACCGTCCACATCAAAAGTGATGTAGATTTTTTCCGGAAAGTCAGCCGGAAGAAGGATTTTAGGGATTCCTCTTAAGTAAAGTTTCCGCGCATCAAGGTGCAGTACTTCTGCTTCTTTACGGTATTCAACTTCTTCTGAGCATAGAGCGCGTACGCCTATCTGGAAAATTGGAAGTTTCAAATCTTCACTTGCGCGGCGCATTACGCAGGCGTGGCTGTAAAGAGAGCCTTCATACGTGTCGCGCAGATCTGCGTGTGCATCAAACTGAACTATCCCAAAGCGTCCATATTTCTGCTGTAAAGCACGCAGTGCTCCGATTGTGACGGTGTGCTCACCGCCAATGATGAAAGGTATAGCTTCGCACTCTACCGCGTAGGAAACAGCATCTTCTACATCATCAATTGTTTTAGAAATATCTTTTGAACAATCAATAGGTTCTGCAGTATGAATGCCGCCTTCTGCGGGAATGGATTTGCCGTCCCATAGCTCCAGTTGTGTGGATGCTTCTATGATTGCTTCAGGACCTGATGCAGTACCTGCTCCGTAAGAAACAGATGATTCAAGTGGAACTGGAATAATATGGAAAGAAGCGTCTTCGGGGCTTTCGTTTGAAATTTCCCCTTCAAGAAAATGCGTAGCCATCAGTCATTCTCCTATGACAGGCGATTTTTGAAGTCTTCATAGCCGAATTGACGAATAACTGTTATTTCGTCTGATTCAGGTCTGTAGATGGTTATTGAAGGTAATTGAATACCATTGAAGGTATTAGTCTTAACCATGGAATAGATAGCCATATCTGTGAAAACCAGAGTGTCTCCGGCTTTAAGCGGAGTATTGAAAGAGTACTCTCCAGCAACGTCTCCGGCAAGACAGGAAGGGCCGCCTATTCTGCAAGTCCAAGCTTTTTCACCGGCTTCACCTGACCCGACAATATGCGGGCGGTACGGCATCTCGATTACATCCGGCATATGGCACGGAACAGCGGAATCCATAATAACTATGGGTATGTCCGCCTGCGTCACATCCAGCACTTTTGAAACGAGGTAGCCTGTATTTAACGCCACCGCTTCACCGGGTTCCAGATAAACTTCAACATCCCATTTATTTTTAAATTCGGTGATGAGTTTTACCAGTAGATTCCTATCATAGTCCGGCCTTGTTATGTGATGGCCCCCGCCGAAGTTGACGTAACGCATACGCGGCAGAACATCGGCAAAACTTTTTTCTACTGCCCTGATGGTTCTCTCAAGGCAGTCCGCGTCTTGTTCACAAAGATTGTGCCAGTGTAGCCCCGTCACTCCTTCAAGGTTGCTCAGGTCAAAGTGAGCTCTGCGAATACCGAGACGAGAACCCGGTGAACATGGATCATAGATCGGTGTTGCACCTTCAGAGTGCTCCGGATTAATCCGGACTGCAAGTTCAATTTCACGATTTTGCGCAGATGCCAGCTCTTTTACGAGATGCCGGAATTTATCAAGTTGCGCAAATGAGTTGAAAACTATGTGATCACTTGTCAGGCACAGATCACGGATATCTTTTTCAGAATATGCTGCGGCAAAAGTATGAACTTCGCGTTCGAATTCTTCACGCCCGAGTCTTGCTTCATGAGGTGAGCTTGCGCACACCCCGTCCAGTTTCTCGGAGAGTACCGGAAAAGTGCTGAACATGGCGAAACATTTGAGTGCAAGAAGAATCCTGCAGCCGGTTTGCTCTTTGATAGAGGAGAGGACCTCCAGATTATTTTTCAGGAGGCCCTCGTCAATCACATAAGATGGAGTTTCCAGTTCAGAAGTACTGAAGCGGAATTCTGTGTGCCCGTCCACTACAGTTCCACTTCTACCCATGGCAGACCGTGTTTGTTCAGTGCTTCCATGAAAGGGTCAGGGTCAAGCTGTTCCATGTTGAAAACACCTTTGCCTGTCCATTTTCCGGTGAGCATCATCATTGCTCCGATCATGGCAGGAACTCCGGTAGTGTAGGAAATAGCCTGAGAGCCTACTTCCTTATATGCTGCTTCATGGCTGCATATGTTGTAAATATACATTTTCTTTTCTTTGCCGTCTTTTACACCTGTCATGACATTGCCTATACAGGTGCGTCCCTTTGTAAGAGGACCGAGTGACCCCGGTTCCGGCAGGACTGCTGTCAGGAATTTAATGGGCTGAATCATCTGCCCGTTGTATTCGATAGGCTCAATGGAAGTCATGCCGATATTCTCAAGCACTTTTAAGTGAGTGAGATATTTTTCGGAAAATGTCATCCAGAAACGGGCGCGCTTGAGCCCTTTAATATTTATGGCAAGCGATTCCAGTTCTTCGTGGTACATGAGGTAACATTTTTTTTCACCGATACCGTCAGGGAAAGTATAATCCATAGACCAAGCCAGCGGATCAGTTTCCACCCATTCCCCGCGTTCCCAATAGCGACCGCGCTGAGTTATTTCCCTGATGTTGATTTCAGGGTTGAAATTGGTAGCAAACGCTTGACCATGATCACCTGCGTTGCAGTCTATAATATCCAGCTCATGAATTTCATCAAAGTGGTGTTTCATGGCGTGGGCTGCATATATATTGGTAACACCCGGATCGAAACCTGAACCGAGAAGGGCCATTAAACCGGCTTCTTTGAAACGTTCCTGATATGCCCACTGCCATTTATATTCAAATTTAGCTTCATCAAGAGGTTCATAGTTGGCAGTATCCATGTAATTGACTCCGACCTCAAGGCATGCGTCCATGAGGGTCAGATCCTGATACGGCAGGGCAAGATTGACCAAAAGATCAGGCTTTATCTTTTTGAGAAGTTCAACTGTTTCGGGTACGTTGTCAGCGTCAACCTTATATGTTGCTACCGTTACGCCTGTGCGTGTTTTAACGGATTCAGCAATAGCATCGCATTTAGCCTTGGTGCGGCTGGCGAGATGTATTTCAGTGAAAACTTCCGGAATCTGAGCGCATTTGTGAACAGCAACACTGCCGACGCCTCCGGCACCTATGATTAGAACTTTAGACATAGATTTATCCTCATATGGTGTCTTTTTTTACGAAGACACCATTATAGTTTATCTTTCGAAGTAAGTGTATCCCTGCAAGCCTATTTTGTAAGCTTGAAGAATTTCTCTGCGTAGTGCCGGGGTTATGAGCCCCTTGCGCACAGCATTCTCAGCAGTCTCGCGGAAACGGGTCAGAAGGTATTTGGTATCGTATTCTACATAAGTCAGAATTTCTTCAACCGTGTCTCCTTCCATTTCACCGATAAAGTCGAACTCGCCATTTTCGCGTATTCTTACTGTCACGATATTAGTATCGCCCAGCAGATTATGCAAATCGCCGAGTGTTTCCTGATAAGCTCCGACAAGAAAAGCTCCGAGGTAGTACTCGTCACTTTCTTTCAACTCATGCAGCGGCATTGTTTTTTTAACACCCTGACTGTCGATGAATCTGTCGATTTTACCATCACAGTCGCATGTTATGTCGGCGAGAATTCCTTCACGCGTGGGTCTTTCATTCAACCGATGTACCGGCATAATGGGGAATAGCTGTCCTATTGCCCAAGCATCCGGCAGAGATTGAAAGACACTGAAGTTACAGTAATATATATCTGAAAGAGCGTGTACTATGCCTTCAAGTTCATGCGGCAGAGTAGGCAGATCCTTTGTCAGAATAGCTATGCGGCGGATTGTCTCCCAAAAGACATTTTCACCCATAGCGCGTTCTCTGAAGGAAATCCTTCCAGCGCTGAACGCCTGCCGGACTTCATCGCGATAATACAGGCTATCGTTAAAACATTCCTGAATATTACGCAGGTTAAGAGATTTCAACGCTTCAAATAAGTGCTGAATATGAATATTTGTTTCTTCAGGAAGCTCTTCCGGCAACGGCTCCGGTTCAAAGCGAGCTGTATCAAGCACGTTGAAAAGGAGCATTGAGTAGTAGGCTACAACAGCACGTCCTGATTCAGTAACAATAGTCGGATGATCAACTCCCTGTTCGTCGAGCACGGTCATTACGCCTTCAACAACGTCAACGCAGTACTCGTTTACAGTGTAGTTACGGCTGCTCATGAAGTTGGTCTGAGTTCCGTCATAGTCAACAGCCAGACCGCCGCCGAGGTCGAGGTAACGCATGTTTGCGCCTTCACCGACCAGTCCTGCGTAAACACGGCTTGCTTCTGATACCGCTCCGCGGATATCGCGGATATTCGGGATCTGTGAACCAAGGTGATAGTGCAGCAGTTGCAGACAGTCGAGCATGTCCGCTTCACTTAGACGATCGATTACATCAATAATTTGAGTTGCGTTGAGTCCGAAGATGGAGCGGTCTCCGCCGGATTCCGACCAGAGGCCGTTTGCTTGAGCGGAAAGTTTGACACGCACTCCGAGAATAGGCTTTACACCTTTTGCTTTGGAACGTTCAATTATGAGGGCCAGTTCACTTGGCATCTCGACAACCATAACGCACTTAAAGCCGAGCTGGGTTGCATGTAAACCAAGGTCTATAAATTCTTCATCCTTATATCCGTTGCAGATAAGTACAGCTTCAGTATCACGCATCATGCCCATGGCCGCGATGAGTTCTGCTTTACTTCCTGCTTCGAGGCCGTGGTGATATTTTTCACCGTGGCGCGTTACAGCTTCAACAACCTGTTGCTGCTGATTAACTTTAATTGGGTATGCCCCGAGATATGACCCGCGATAGCCGAGGCTGTCGATGGCTGAAAGAAAACTTTCATTAAGCAGGGATATCTGGGTGTCGAGGATATTCTCGATTCGCAGAAGGACAGGCATGTCCAATCCGCGTTCTTGAATGCCGGCGATTATCTCCGGTATGCTTACCGCATTGTCAAAATGACCCGGGTTGGCAGAAACCTGAAGATCTCCGTTATCGGAGATGCCGAAGAATCCAGCGCCCCATTCGCGGACGCCGTAGAGTTCTGTAGACCTTTCAGCGGTCCATCTTTCCAGTGTATTGGTCACTCATAAATCCTCCATATGAAAAGTGAATCGGGGATGCCCCCGTGCCGGATAGTTTAATGGATAAACTGTTTCTCACCTATTGAAAAACGGCATTTATGGATGGTAGCAATAAATGTCAATATGAATAAAGACAAATTGCATACCTGTAGAGTCTGAACCTTGAATTAATTGATTATTTATAAAAAATATTTATTAAGTTCAAGATTCTGGCTACGCCAGTATTAATATTATATTTTATGCCGCTATTTATGAAATGTATATTTAATTTTGTTAATACTTTTAATCTGTTGTAATTAGTCCTGTAATTGTCACTTAGGTAGTGACGGAAACATTTCTTTAATAATTTTGGACGCCTCCTGCGTTGCCATTATTGCTGCAAAATCGCTTGTAAACGGTTTCAAATTGTCGAGCAATATCGGAATTGTTTCCACACAGGCATATGCCGGATGAAACGTGGAGTGTGAAGGCTTTGTGTCAGTTGAGTTAGAATCGGCAGTCTTGGGGAGCAATTTATGCTCAGGATAATTTTGATAAATTTCGCATGATATTTTCCACGCTACCTGCAAATCGCGGTACGCATATTTATATTCATGCAAGCTGGTATAATTTTTACCTCGAAGCATGAAAGCCTGCGCTTTTGTTATGTCTGATGCATCAGATTCAATAACATTGTCTAACAGTTGAACTGCCTTATCGTATTGTTTTTCACTGCTCAGCTCAATTGCATTGTTTATGGGATTGCCGAAGAGTGCACATCCGTGGAGAAGCCCGGTTAAAAAGGCAATCTGTATTATTGATCTTACTACGCAGACCATTAACGAGCTGTCTTTTTTCATGCGTCCCTTTATTGCTTGCCTTGTAATGCTGAATTAATAAGTTAGGAATCGTTTGATTTCAAGTTCGGCGTAATATATTTCTGCTGTAATTCAGAGAATTGTTCAGGTTCTATGGTTATGAACTTTACACCGACTCCTTCCATATTGTCATCTGTAGATTTAATCCAGCGAATTCCAGCATATATAGGTAGTTTGTTTGATAGATCAGTAAATTTGAGATGTAAAAAATCCTGATCGAAAATATCAGCTGTAGTGCTTATAAAGCAGCCTGATGCTGAAATATTTTGTATGATTCCTGCAAAGCTGTTAGCCATTGCAGGGTCGTTTTCAGAACTGATCCGTATTGGAATATTTATTTTTACCCGTTCATTTATACGGGTCATGATA
The Desulfovibrio gilichinskyi genome window above contains:
- a CDS encoding tetratricopeptide repeat protein is translated as MKKDSSLMVCVVRSIIQIAFLTGLLHGCALFGNPINNAIELSSEKQYDKAVQLLDNVIESDASDITKAQAFMLRGKNYTSLHEYKYAYRDLQVAWKISCEIYQNYPEHKLLPKTADSNSTDTKPSHSTFHPAYACVETIPILLDNLKPFTSDFAAIMATQEASKIIKEMFPSLPK
- a CDS encoding PilZ domain-containing protein, which encodes MASNEKISIIAFVDSPEPYKKSKLISEFNIKYCSTLDNFIHEVLEEKFTGLILDIQKVMRTPAYARNRIFSVAANRSLIRTKVESDKVVFVDDLSNFKQCCIDSNCIMTRINERVKINIPIRISSENDPAMANSFAGIIQNISASGCFISTTADIFDQDFLHLKFTDLSNKLPIYAGIRWIKSTDDNMEGVGVKFITIEPEQFSELQQKYITPNLKSNDS
- the speA gene encoding biosynthetic arginine decarboxylase, which gives rise to MTNTLERWTAERSTELYGVREWGAGFFGISDNGDLQVSANPGHFDNAVSIPEIIAGIQERGLDMPVLLRIENILDTQISLLNESFLSAIDSLGYRGSYLGAYPIKVNQQQQVVEAVTRHGEKYHHGLEAGSKAELIAAMGMMRDTEAVLICNGYKDEEFIDLGLHATQLGFKCVMVVEMPSELALIIERSKAKGVKPILGVRVKLSAQANGLWSESGGDRSIFGLNATQIIDVIDRLSEADMLDCLQLLHYHLGSQIPNIRDIRGAVSEASRVYAGLVGEGANMRYLDLGGGLAVDYDGTQTNFMSSRNYTVNEYCVDVVEGVMTVLDEQGVDHPTIVTESGRAVVAYYSMLLFNVLDTARFEPEPLPEELPEETNIHIQHLFEALKSLNLRNIQECFNDSLYYRDEVRQAFSAGRISFRERAMGENVFWETIRRIAILTKDLPTLPHELEGIVHALSDIYYCNFSVFQSLPDAWAIGQLFPIMPVHRLNERPTREGILADITCDCDGKIDRFIDSQGVKKTMPLHELKESDEYYLGAFLVGAYQETLGDLHNLLGDTNIVTVRIRENGEFDFIGEMEGDTVEEILTYVEYDTKYLLTRFRETAENAVRKGLITPALRREILQAYKIGLQGYTYFER